One part of the Microlunatus elymi genome encodes these proteins:
- a CDS encoding ABC transporter ATP-binding protein, which yields MSDTPDGRPSAIDRRPTPQPAEPTVIVDRVHLNYRIVGKRQQGGAAAALRRTLLREPVPGQRSIHAVRGVSFTAYRGEAIGVIGPNGAGKSTLLRAIAGLMAPSRGVVWTRGQASLLGVAAAMMGGMSGDQNILLGCLAIGMTPDEIIDEYDAICDFAGIGDFVHMPMNTYSSGMGARLRFAIAAARVPDILLIDEALTTGDAEFQRRSAQRIRELRENAATVFLVSHGLGTIRETCTRAIWIENGKLVLDGDPDAVVDAYQERHAPARLAPPGPGASGRRPGTTTYGGG from the coding sequence ATGTCTGACACTCCCGACGGCCGACCGTCCGCGATCGACCGGCGGCCGACCCCGCAGCCGGCCGAACCGACCGTGATCGTGGATCGCGTCCACCTGAACTACCGGATCGTCGGCAAACGACAACAAGGCGGTGCCGCAGCGGCGCTTCGGCGGACGCTGCTGCGCGAGCCGGTGCCCGGACAGCGCTCCATCCACGCGGTCCGCGGCGTCAGCTTCACCGCGTACCGGGGCGAGGCGATCGGCGTGATCGGGCCGAACGGGGCCGGCAAGTCGACCCTGCTGCGCGCCATCGCCGGACTGATGGCACCCTCGCGCGGCGTCGTGTGGACCCGCGGGCAGGCGTCCCTGCTGGGGGTGGCCGCGGCGATGATGGGCGGGATGTCGGGCGACCAGAACATCCTGCTCGGCTGCCTGGCCATCGGCATGACGCCGGACGAGATCATCGACGAGTACGACGCGATCTGCGACTTCGCCGGCATCGGCGACTTCGTGCACATGCCGATGAACACGTACTCCTCCGGGATGGGGGCCCGGCTGCGCTTCGCGATCGCCGCGGCCCGGGTCCCCGACATCCTGTTGATCGACGAGGCGCTGACCACCGGCGACGCCGAGTTCCAGCGCCGTAGTGCGCAACGCATCCGCGAGCTGCGCGAGAACGCGGCCACGGTGTTCCTGGTCAGTCACGGTCTGGGCACCATCCGGGAGACCTGCACCCGGGCGATCTGGATCGAGAACGGCAAGCTCGTGCTGGACGGCGATCCCGACGCCGTGGTCGACGCCTACCAGGAACGGCATGCGCCGGCACGGCTGGCGCCGCCCGGTCCGGGGGCGTCAGGTCGGCGGCCGGGGACGACAACCTACGGGGGTGGATGA
- a CDS encoding ABC transporter permease, which yields MDDGAASNALGRRSARDPIGQRSALAAAPADRIAATDDLEPPAPGLQRAGARLPIGEYTRRLWQRRWFVVAYATASSSVGYERSFLGQAWQLLTPTLRIVVYYLIFGLLLNINRGVPNYIPFLAVGVFVFSFCQTVLVSGSRAIAGNLGLVRALQFPRAVLPISTTLIALQHLLYSMIVLIPILLLTGVMPSLRWLEFVPAVALQSLFCLGLAFTVARIGARVPDASQLLPFVARVWMYTSGVMYSVRYFTAAHHGWVSFLLTNNPGYVYLLLARHALLGGNPVTASTWLSAAAWAVGVLALAYPYFWRGEEKYGNV from the coding sequence GTGGACGATGGAGCCGCATCCAATGCGCTCGGGCGGCGCTCCGCGCGGGATCCGATCGGGCAACGCTCCGCGCTGGCGGCTGCGCCGGCCGACCGGATCGCCGCGACCGACGACCTGGAGCCGCCGGCGCCCGGGTTGCAGCGCGCCGGCGCCCGGTTGCCGATCGGCGAATACACCCGGCGGCTGTGGCAGCGACGCTGGTTCGTGGTCGCGTACGCCACCGCGTCCAGCAGCGTCGGCTATGAACGCAGCTTTCTCGGGCAGGCCTGGCAGCTGCTGACACCGACGCTGCGGATCGTCGTCTACTACCTGATCTTCGGCCTGCTGCTGAACATCAACCGCGGCGTTCCCAACTACATCCCGTTCCTCGCCGTCGGCGTGTTCGTGTTCTCCTTCTGCCAGACCGTTCTGGTCTCGGGCTCGCGAGCGATCGCCGGAAATCTCGGGCTGGTCCGGGCGCTGCAGTTCCCCCGGGCCGTACTGCCGATCTCGACCACACTGATCGCCCTGCAGCACCTGCTCTACTCGATGATCGTGCTGATCCCGATCCTGCTGCTGACCGGGGTGATGCCCAGCCTGCGTTGGCTGGAGTTCGTGCCGGCGGTCGCGTTGCAATCGCTGTTCTGTCTGGGCCTGGCGTTCACGGTCGCCCGGATCGGCGCCCGGGTGCCGGACGCGAGCCAGTTGCTGCCGTTCGTGGCGCGGGTGTGGATGTACACCTCCGGCGTGATGTACAGCGTCAGGTACTTCACCGCCGCGCACCACGGCTGGGTGTCCTTCCTGCTGACCAACAACCCCGGGTACGTCTACCTGCTGCTCGCCCGGCACGCCCTGCTCGGCGGAAATCCGGTCACTGCCTCCACCTGGCTGTCCGCCGCAGCCTGGGCCGTCGGCGTGCTCGCGCTCGCCTACCCGTACTTCTGGCGCGGTGAGGAGAAGTACGGCAATGTCTGA
- a CDS encoding glycosyltransferase family 2 protein: MPKPTVTVVVPVLNVGTQLRALVRSLDTQDLPYEQYRVIFVDLGSTDGTAERLADLSTHRPNVAVRTAADSAAVRTAVDEADADFVVILDAKDRLQPWALSALLQRADEGGLEVVLGRTAGLGPVGFVPETLAQPWRADDPDAAIAMLAPVALIRTDLLRESMNSADTGWRTARLKLLAAAQAIGTLVDRPVGQGAGAGTDETAEEVWRDADAAAQELDGNQRVRFVAAHAAAAIRRDRDTTPAQSITEVVRRHAKGADMSAVAPAHRGALSALLDAADADSGLAAALAAHRDWAQIKINSTVMSSSWRDGNLTLRLRVEVSAGAAGTPDGFADLVPVLVVRNPATAAPYELPAEVSVRDGSGEARTFELATEIDVATAAGGSPLSRGVWRFWVRLAGGGSDAPTTAAVPYVPTGGAIIDGVPVTPFDDEKQFALDVGAAKHGIFGTARPSDANIDESAAGSLLTLRLPDVAVRGEATLRGTLYQDKFALPATLQADDRGARIECYLSGLAGVSKLSGRFPPAKHQQLGLQLRIGGAGDFSVETVSEPKPAAKKAAPARKAAPAKNAAPAKNATPPRTTAKPYPATENSPKLAQRVLPVFKPAGRLLPTSLRKRARRTYRKLIK; encoded by the coding sequence ATGCCGAAACCGACCGTCACCGTCGTCGTACCGGTGCTCAACGTGGGCACGCAGCTTCGCGCGCTCGTCCGGAGTCTGGACACGCAGGATCTGCCGTACGAGCAGTATCGGGTGATCTTCGTCGACTTGGGCTCGACCGACGGCACGGCGGAACGGCTGGCCGACTTGAGCACGCACCGGCCCAACGTCGCGGTGCGGACCGCCGCCGATTCCGCGGCGGTCCGCACCGCGGTGGATGAGGCCGACGCCGACTTCGTCGTAATTCTCGATGCAAAGGATCGGCTGCAGCCGTGGGCGTTGTCGGCGCTGCTGCAGCGGGCGGACGAGGGCGGCCTGGAAGTCGTGCTCGGACGCACCGCGGGCCTCGGCCCGGTCGGCTTCGTACCGGAGACCCTCGCCCAGCCGTGGCGGGCGGACGACCCCGACGCGGCGATCGCGATGCTGGCACCGGTCGCGCTCATCCGCACCGACCTGCTGCGGGAGTCGATGAACTCAGCCGACACCGGCTGGCGGACCGCGCGGCTCAAGCTGCTCGCGGCCGCCCAGGCCATCGGCACGCTGGTCGACCGCCCGGTCGGCCAGGGGGCCGGCGCGGGCACCGATGAGACTGCCGAGGAGGTCTGGCGGGACGCCGATGCAGCCGCGCAGGAGCTCGACGGCAACCAGCGGGTCAGGTTCGTCGCCGCTCACGCCGCCGCCGCGATCCGACGCGATCGCGACACGACCCCGGCCCAGTCGATCACCGAGGTCGTACGCCGGCATGCCAAGGGCGCCGACATGTCGGCCGTGGCGCCGGCGCATCGCGGCGCCCTGAGCGCGTTGCTCGATGCCGCTGACGCCGACAGCGGCCTTGCCGCGGCTCTGGCTGCCCATCGCGACTGGGCCCAGATCAAGATCAACTCGACGGTCATGTCGTCCAGCTGGCGGGACGGAAATCTGACCCTTCGGCTCAGGGTCGAGGTCTCCGCCGGAGCCGCAGGCACGCCGGACGGATTCGCCGACCTGGTGCCCGTGTTGGTGGTGCGCAATCCGGCGACCGCCGCCCCCTACGAGCTGCCCGCCGAGGTGTCGGTACGCGACGGCTCCGGTGAAGCCCGGACGTTCGAACTGGCGACCGAGATCGACGTTGCCACCGCGGCCGGCGGCTCGCCGCTGTCCCGTGGCGTCTGGCGGTTCTGGGTGCGACTGGCCGGCGGCGGTTCCGATGCGCCGACCACGGCGGCTGTGCCGTACGTGCCGACCGGAGGCGCGATCATCGACGGCGTGCCGGTCACGCCGTTCGACGACGAGAAGCAGTTCGCGCTCGATGTCGGCGCGGCAAAGCACGGGATCTTCGGCACCGCCAGGCCCTCCGATGCGAACATCGACGAGTCGGCCGCCGGTAGCTTGCTCACGCTGCGGTTGCCCGATGTGGCCGTACGCGGCGAAGCGACGCTGCGCGGGACGCTCTATCAGGACAAGTTCGCACTGCCGGCGACGCTGCAGGCCGACGACCGTGGCGCGCGGATCGAGTGTTATCTCAGCGGCCTGGCCGGAGTGAGCAAACTGAGCGGCCGATTCCCACCGGCCAAGCATCAGCAGCTCGGGCTTCAACTACGGATCGGCGGCGCCGGCGACTTCTCGGTGGAGACGGTTTCTGAGCCCAAGCCGGCCGCCAAGAAGGCAGCACCGGCTAGGAAGGCTGCACCGGCCAAGAACGCAGCACCGGCCAAGAATGCGACGCCTCCCCGTACGACCGCAAAGCCCTATCCTGCAACGGAAAACTCACCGAAACTTGCTCAGCGGGTGCTGCCGGTGTTCAAGCCTGCCGGGCGACTGCTGCCCACCTCGCTTCGGAAACGGGCTCGGCGTACCTATCGGAAGTTGATCAAGTAG
- a CDS encoding acyltransferase family protein: MVTATVQGLASRAQGRLRGLDGLRFIAAAGVVAYHYTGKAIGYWGHVAPAAKFPSLNELTRYGFIGVEFFFMISGFVILMTAYGRGVEDFVASRFSRLFPAYWAAVVITVVLQLFWHSGRGLKPVEVFVNFTMMQEGFNIVNAQGAFWTLWVELKFYLLIGIFVLAGITRKRVIAFALIWPVFGQLAAATHESLLVSLLVPTYAPYFAIGMLLYLIYRDGGDIVVWLGVALNLVWCVHHISNYAPKVSKLVGAPVSPMVLSIIVVIMVAAIWSVSAGPLAIIDWRWLTVAGALTYPLYLIHGQFGFFVIDQLHNVLHPYIALLVAFLVSLGLAAALHYGVENTLHYRLRSTVRAALNKVGRTAEVKPKRGNPAPHPEVAPGVSAE; this comes from the coding sequence ATGGTGACGGCAACCGTCCAGGGGCTTGCCTCGCGAGCCCAGGGCCGCCTTCGCGGACTAGACGGGCTGCGGTTCATCGCAGCAGCGGGCGTCGTCGCATACCACTACACAGGCAAGGCGATCGGCTACTGGGGTCATGTGGCGCCCGCCGCGAAGTTTCCGTCGCTTAACGAGCTGACACGGTACGGGTTTATCGGCGTTGAGTTCTTCTTCATGATCTCTGGCTTCGTAATCTTGATGACCGCCTATGGGCGCGGAGTCGAAGATTTCGTTGCTTCCAGATTCTCTCGACTCTTTCCTGCATACTGGGCGGCGGTCGTAATCACCGTCGTCCTGCAGCTGTTCTGGCATTCGGGGCGCGGCTTGAAGCCAGTAGAGGTCTTCGTCAACTTCACTATGATGCAAGAGGGCTTCAATATCGTCAACGCGCAAGGCGCATTCTGGACATTGTGGGTAGAATTGAAATTCTACTTGTTGATCGGAATCTTCGTGCTCGCGGGAATAACTCGGAAACGGGTTATCGCATTTGCACTTATCTGGCCAGTCTTCGGACAACTTGCGGCGGCGACGCACGAGTCACTGCTCGTTTCACTGCTCGTTCCTACGTATGCTCCGTACTTTGCAATAGGCATGCTTCTCTATCTGATCTATCGGGACGGGGGTGACATCGTTGTTTGGCTCGGAGTTGCTTTGAACCTTGTGTGGTGCGTGCATCATATTTCAAATTACGCGCCAAAGGTCAGTAAGCTGGTGGGCGCGCCCGTATCCCCCATGGTGCTGTCAATCATCGTCGTCATCATGGTAGCAGCGATCTGGTCAGTCAGTGCCGGCCCGCTGGCGATAATCGATTGGCGGTGGCTCACCGTTGCGGGGGCGCTGACGTATCCCTTGTATTTGATTCACGGGCAGTTCGGCTTTTTTGTAATCGACCAGCTCCATAATGTTCTGCATCCTTACATCGCATTGCTTGTCGCGTTTCTCGTTTCTCTCGGCTTGGCTGCCGCGTTGCACTACGGGGTCGAGAATACACTCCACTATCGCTTGCGAAGCACCGTTCGGGCTGCCCTAAACAAGGTTGGTCGCACGGCCGAGGTGAAGCCGAAGCGTGGGAATCCGGCACCCCATCCGGAAGTCGCGCCGGGTGTCTCGGCGGAGTAG
- a CDS encoding glycosyltransferase, whose translation MIELPPGKYFMVMWNIAQQFGGMTSMCMARARNFLTYAGVNAPVLSFSLTGRYKALEQSLIKRGYLLPENKVLNVFEYYRERNLGEQEPVQAPDWRSRRPDRSDFRHEQLLDQDGLIIANVFRDDENAIVYRECFRADGSVFFVDHSELDNNDKRTKRQVWLINKDGEPVGTYAGASQFYYAWLDELTGNERSTFIFDDKSAATILRRYHRPNVLMVTPIHSNHIKSAGDHERGELDPNREKIFKESWRWDSLVFLTDTQHREYTARYGSASNLAVIPNPVKIPEDDSAAAQRNPARGVIIGRLAKSKNLAAAIEAVRLARESVPDLVLDIYGEGEQREELEELIVSKNLQGAVHLHGHVTGAAREFATAGFSLMTSRYEGFPLAALESLSRGCPLISFDLRYGPPDLIGKDAAGFTVPVNDIDAMANRIVQICTDKDMAQRMGEAGRRRAQACSSESVTQAWADLVRRLWQEREIAPPVASVQCNATAHKDVNQHIEVALDLRWSCVAGRQIDKSDIDARLRIVPETSGPALTRQFELHDLIESGVSGSLSLDPGVALSEADGTRNTLARVEVVGAVRQVPFSAPVTLVAPVHWDADASPDGHLRFTARRSNAL comes from the coding sequence ATGATCGAGCTACCCCCGGGCAAGTACTTCATGGTGATGTGGAATATTGCCCAGCAGTTTGGCGGCATGACATCGATGTGCATGGCCAGAGCCCGGAACTTCTTAACTTATGCGGGCGTCAATGCGCCGGTCCTCAGCTTTTCGCTCACAGGTCGCTACAAGGCACTAGAGCAGTCCCTCATTAAGCGCGGCTACCTACTTCCCGAGAATAAGGTCCTCAACGTATTCGAATACTACCGCGAACGCAACCTGGGTGAACAGGAACCAGTCCAGGCTCCAGACTGGCGGAGCCGGCGCCCAGATCGCAGTGATTTCCGCCATGAGCAATTGCTCGATCAGGACGGCCTCATAATTGCAAACGTCTTCCGAGATGACGAGAACGCGATTGTGTACCGCGAGTGCTTTCGCGCCGATGGATCCGTGTTCTTCGTGGACCACAGCGAGCTCGACAACAATGACAAGCGGACGAAGCGACAGGTTTGGCTTATCAATAAAGATGGCGAACCAGTCGGCACCTACGCAGGAGCGAGCCAGTTCTACTATGCCTGGCTTGACGAATTGACTGGAAATGAACGCAGTACGTTTATATTCGACGACAAGTCTGCCGCAACGATCCTGCGTCGGTATCATCGCCCGAATGTGCTAATGGTGACGCCAATCCACAGCAACCATATCAAGTCTGCCGGAGATCACGAGCGCGGCGAGCTCGATCCAAACCGCGAGAAGATATTCAAGGAGTCCTGGAGATGGGACTCGCTGGTATTTCTGACCGATACACAGCACCGAGAATACACAGCTCGTTACGGGTCTGCGTCCAACCTTGCCGTCATCCCCAATCCCGTCAAGATTCCGGAAGACGACTCGGCAGCAGCACAGCGTAATCCGGCTCGAGGTGTGATTATTGGCCGGCTCGCCAAGAGCAAGAACCTGGCGGCTGCGATCGAGGCGGTGCGGCTAGCACGTGAGTCTGTTCCTGACCTGGTCCTGGACATCTACGGCGAGGGTGAACAGCGGGAAGAGCTTGAAGAGCTGATCGTGAGCAAGAACCTACAAGGTGCGGTACATCTACACGGCCACGTCACGGGTGCAGCTCGCGAGTTCGCGACTGCTGGCTTCTCACTGATGACGAGCAGGTACGAGGGGTTTCCGTTGGCTGCTCTCGAAAGCCTGTCCAGAGGCTGCCCGCTCATCTCCTTCGACCTGCGGTATGGCCCGCCGGACTTGATTGGCAAAGATGCAGCTGGCTTCACCGTTCCGGTCAACGACATTGACGCGATGGCCAACCGCATCGTGCAGATCTGCACCGACAAGGACATGGCGCAGCGCATGGGGGAGGCGGGTCGCAGGCGGGCGCAGGCCTGTTCATCTGAATCCGTCACTCAGGCGTGGGCAGATCTAGTCCGACGACTCTGGCAAGAGCGGGAAATCGCCCCGCCCGTCGCCTCCGTCCAATGCAATGCAACGGCGCACAAGGACGTCAATCAGCATATCGAAGTTGCTCTGGACTTACGCTGGTCGTGCGTCGCGGGCCGGCAGATAGACAAGAGCGACATCGATGCCCGCCTGAGGATCGTCCCGGAAACATCGGGTCCCGCGCTAACTCGGCAATTCGAACTTCACGACCTGATCGAATCCGGTGTTTCTGGCTCCCTGAGCCTGGACCCTGGCGTCGCATTATCCGAAGCTGATGGCACACGCAACACGCTGGCCCGTGTAGAGGTGGTTGGAGCAGTGCGGCAAGTGCCGTTTTCCGCTCCCGTGACATTAGTCGCACCGGTGCACTGGGACGCCGATGCTTCCCCGGATGGACATTTACGTTTTACTGCCCGCCGATCAAATGCACTCTAG
- a CDS encoding CDP-glycerol glycerophosphotransferase family protein, producing the protein MSGVARRLPTPLKRRARAIAVAVARPPAQERPSRLKFSIEGDYAVLKFDVRRGRKRPTGVCLWMRDGRHWFYKVSQPDAKGMQKARINLRKLIERQQLSGQSADLYLDWRDTKVQPPMLERLGKFDETTRARCFDQVEIDGVEVVLEPTGLGNLSVRFNHSNVYKPKVEYRRIDWHRSSVTLVCRVRTYNRPIRDAALVVTGRETQNRAEFSVTYTLDKSAARKDFGLLSYEMKIELDFEAIAKALHDDDATLDFAVEMATLGADAPRRIGLVLPPGKSERDLQSIPIASGRRVAFFVPYLTFRNRRLTFRVERFTEDNFKLMRRLQRVGWLVPLVKPLTKVWLIGEVPYKAQDNGYRFFEYVRRNHPTKRAFYVLDHDSPDREKVAKLGNLVERFSREHVLYSFLASRIVGSHHAEYLYVTRDRAISRHIRGVRIFLQHGVTATKNVVPNYARQGTVEKPTERFVVVSELEQKIVTEDYGYAQRQAPVAGFARFDSLFGDPVTPDRTILVMPTWRDTLVRLEKFLESDYYANWHGLLGDPQLQRLVEDHGYTVTFVVHPNMRMFADHFDLPGVSLVRQDEVDVQELLRRSSVLITDYSSVAWDFSFQGRPVLYFLFDLHNLANERAPHIDFHTELPGPVLSSPTDVIEELAETLQRGAGMKPEYRRRAELFIDNRDTDNCARIYDVVENAWTPLTAWDRVRNSDWAQAQWWSFRKSGETYFKWVRRLYAFGQRLPRKQTVMFECDRGAHFGDAPRYIYERLIERDHGLKIFWSNNTTQRFPDPNTTKIKRHSPRYYWELSRARYWVNNQNFPGDLSKPRRTRFLQTWHGTPLKRMQHDVPHMLSRDPGYQERAARLTSYWDVLLSSGPYATECFRSAFRYEGPILEVGYPRNDPFFWGDAATRAQEVRSRLGLGSDSRKILLYAPTFRDDERKGVHWKHKIELDLDRLVREFGDEYVVVVRFHQLVRQSMTKLKLSRDDVLIDGSTYPDIQELLLATDVLITDYSSIFFDFALLRRPILFFAYDIEKYEKDLRGFYLDLAESAPGPVLRTNDELFSALSDLEGLTAEYADRLADFARRYGPASDGGASDRVIDAFFGNIPVLSQDGPRNRVDPAPVDVRFEAS; encoded by the coding sequence GTGAGCGGGGTCGCGCGACGTCTGCCGACCCCCCTGAAGCGCCGCGCTCGTGCGATTGCGGTTGCAGTGGCGCGACCGCCTGCACAAGAGCGGCCCAGCCGACTCAAGTTCAGCATCGAAGGCGACTACGCGGTCCTGAAGTTCGATGTGCGGCGCGGCCGGAAGCGTCCGACTGGTGTTTGCCTGTGGATGCGTGACGGCCGGCACTGGTTCTACAAGGTGTCGCAGCCCGATGCGAAGGGGATGCAGAAGGCCCGGATCAACCTTCGGAAGTTGATCGAGCGACAGCAGCTCTCGGGGCAGAGCGCCGACTTGTACCTGGATTGGCGTGACACCAAGGTGCAGCCTCCGATGTTGGAGCGGCTCGGGAAGTTCGACGAGACGACGCGCGCGCGCTGCTTCGACCAGGTCGAAATCGACGGTGTCGAGGTGGTGCTTGAGCCCACTGGGTTGGGCAACCTGTCGGTGCGGTTCAATCACTCGAACGTCTACAAGCCCAAGGTGGAGTACCGCCGTATCGACTGGCACCGGTCGAGTGTGACGCTCGTATGTCGTGTCCGGACGTACAACCGACCAATCCGCGACGCGGCCCTAGTTGTGACTGGGCGTGAGACCCAGAATCGAGCCGAGTTCTCGGTGACATACACCCTCGATAAGTCGGCAGCCCGAAAGGATTTTGGGCTGCTGAGCTACGAGATGAAGATCGAGCTTGACTTCGAGGCGATAGCGAAAGCGCTTCACGACGACGACGCGACCTTGGACTTTGCGGTTGAGATGGCGACTCTGGGCGCAGATGCGCCACGACGTATAGGCCTCGTCCTGCCACCCGGAAAGTCCGAGCGCGATTTGCAGTCAATCCCAATAGCGTCCGGCAGGCGCGTAGCTTTTTTTGTCCCCTATCTGACGTTTCGCAACCGGCGACTGACCTTCCGCGTGGAGCGGTTCACTGAGGACAACTTCAAGCTGATGCGCAGGCTGCAGCGTGTCGGTTGGCTTGTCCCGCTGGTGAAGCCGCTGACAAAAGTCTGGTTGATTGGAGAGGTGCCGTATAAGGCGCAAGACAACGGATACCGGTTTTTCGAGTACGTACGGCGTAACCATCCGACGAAGCGTGCGTTTTACGTGCTCGATCACGACTCGCCCGATCGTGAGAAGGTAGCCAAGCTTGGCAATTTGGTCGAGCGCTTTTCTCGCGAGCACGTACTCTACTCGTTCTTGGCCTCGAGGATCGTCGGCTCGCATCACGCTGAGTATCTCTATGTCACCCGAGATCGAGCGATATCCCGGCATATACGTGGCGTTCGTATATTTCTGCAGCATGGTGTGACGGCGACCAAAAATGTTGTGCCGAACTATGCGCGTCAGGGAACAGTGGAGAAGCCTACCGAGCGGTTTGTCGTCGTCTCCGAGCTCGAGCAGAAGATCGTCACCGAGGACTACGGCTACGCGCAACGGCAGGCGCCGGTTGCAGGCTTTGCGCGATTTGACTCCTTGTTTGGTGATCCGGTCACACCGGATCGCACAATTCTCGTCATGCCCACGTGGCGAGACACGCTCGTTCGACTCGAGAAATTCCTGGAGAGCGACTACTACGCAAACTGGCACGGTCTGCTTGGCGATCCGCAACTACAGCGACTGGTCGAGGACCACGGCTACACCGTGACCTTTGTGGTTCACCCCAACATGCGGATGTTCGCTGACCACTTCGATCTCCCGGGTGTGAGCCTGGTTCGGCAGGATGAGGTTGACGTTCAGGAACTACTTCGTCGCAGCTCCGTCCTTATCACCGACTACTCAAGCGTTGCCTGGGACTTCAGTTTCCAGGGTCGTCCAGTGCTCTACTTCTTGTTCGACCTGCACAACCTGGCGAACGAGCGCGCACCGCATATCGACTTCCACACGGAGTTGCCCGGTCCGGTCCTGTCGTCGCCGACAGACGTCATCGAGGAGCTTGCGGAGACGCTTCAGCGCGGCGCCGGCATGAAGCCCGAGTACCGTCGTCGCGCGGAGCTGTTCATAGACAACCGCGACACCGACAATTGTGCTCGGATCTACGACGTGGTGGAGAACGCCTGGACACCACTCACCGCATGGGATCGCGTACGCAACTCGGACTGGGCCCAAGCGCAATGGTGGTCCTTCCGGAAGAGCGGTGAGACCTACTTTAAATGGGTGCGTCGCCTCTATGCCTTCGGTCAGCGGCTGCCGCGCAAGCAGACCGTCATGTTTGAATGCGACCGGGGCGCCCACTTCGGTGATGCCCCTCGTTATATCTACGAGCGTCTTATCGAGCGTGACCACGGTTTGAAGATCTTCTGGTCCAATAACACGACGCAGCGGTTCCCGGATCCCAATACGACCAAGATCAAGCGACACTCGCCTCGGTACTACTGGGAGCTCTCACGAGCTCGCTACTGGGTTAACAACCAGAACTTCCCTGGCGATCTGAGCAAACCGAGGCGGACTCGTTTTCTTCAGACATGGCACGGCACGCCCTTGAAGCGCATGCAGCACGACGTTCCACACATGTTGAGTCGCGATCCCGGATACCAGGAGCGGGCCGCGCGGCTGACAAGCTACTGGGATGTCCTGCTGTCGTCCGGTCCGTACGCCACCGAGTGCTTTCGAAGTGCGTTCCGATACGAAGGGCCGATCCTCGAAGTGGGATACCCGCGGAACGACCCGTTCTTCTGGGGTGACGCCGCGACACGTGCCCAAGAAGTGCGGTCCCGGCTAGGGCTCGGATCAGACAGCCGAAAGATCCTGCTGTACGCCCCGACCTTCCGTGACGATGAGCGCAAAGGCGTTCACTGGAAGCACAAGATCGAGCTGGACCTGGACCGGCTCGTGCGTGAGTTCGGCGACGAGTACGTGGTCGTGGTGCGCTTCCACCAGCTGGTCAGGCAGTCGATGACGAAGCTCAAGCTGAGCCGCGACGATGTTCTGATTGACGGCTCTACCTATCCAGACATTCAAGAGCTTCTACTTGCGACTGATGTGCTCATTACGGACTATTCGTCAATCTTCTTTGACTTTGCCCTTCTCCGCCGTCCAATCCTGTTCTTTGCCTACGACATCGAGAAATACGAGAAGGATCTCCGCGGTTTCTATCTCGATCTCGCCGAGAGCGCGCCGGGTCCAGTGCTTCGCACGAACGATGAATTGTTCTCGGCCCTCAGTGATCTGGAAGGCCTCACCGCCGAATATGCCGATCGGTTGGCCGACTTCGCTAGACGGTACGGTCCCGCAAGTGACGGGGGTGCCAGCGATCGGGTGATCGACGCGTTCTTCGGCAACATTCCAGTCCTGAGTCAGGACGGGCCCCGCAATCGTGTGGACCCGGCCCCCGTCGACGTCAGGTTTGAGGCATCGTGA